From the genome of Scytonema hofmannii PCC 7110, one region includes:
- a CDS encoding glutathione binding-like protein — MIELYYWTTPNGHKITMFLEETELPYTVIPVNIGSGDQFKPDFLKISPNNRIPAIIDKEPASGDGPISVFESGAILLYLADKIGELIPADLRGRVEVLQWLFWQMGGLGPMAGQNHHFSQYAPEKIEYAIKRYVNETGRLYAVLNKQLTDREFIADEYSIADIACYPWIVPYERQSQNLDDFPNLKRWFEAIKDRPSTIRAYEKAEAFKNQALDVDKSRDLLFNQSAKTV; from the coding sequence ATGATTGAGCTTTACTACTGGACAACCCCCAACGGGCATAAAATTACAATGTTTCTTGAGGAAACTGAATTACCCTATACCGTCATTCCTGTCAATATAGGATCTGGGGATCAATTCAAACCAGACTTTCTCAAGATTTCTCCTAACAATCGCATTCCCGCAATTATCGATAAGGAACCTGCATCTGGAGATGGTCCAATTTCGGTCTTTGAATCTGGCGCGATTTTGCTGTATTTAGCCGACAAAATAGGAGAGTTGATCCCAGCCGATCTGCGCGGTAGAGTTGAAGTCCTCCAGTGGTTGTTTTGGCAGATGGGAGGTCTAGGTCCAATGGCAGGACAAAACCATCACTTCAGCCAATATGCTCCAGAAAAGATTGAGTACGCAATTAAGCGCTACGTCAACGAAACAGGACGCTTGTATGCTGTACTGAACAAGCAACTGACAGATAGAGAGTTTATCGCCGATGAATATTCTATTGCAGATATTGCCTGCTATCCCTGGATTGTCCCTTACGAACGTCAAAGCCAAAATCTAGATGATTTTCCCAACCTCAAGCGCTGGTTTGAAGCCATTAAAGATCGTCCGTCAACAATTCGTGCTTATGAGAAAGCAGAAGCATTCAAAAATCAAGCACTTGATGTTGACAAGTCAAGAGATTTATTGTTCAATCAATCGGCAAAGACGGTTTAA
- a CDS encoding nitroreductase family protein: MVQELDLKTKPLDVPSAIYQRRSIKTFKPDPISPELLKQLVELTVAAPSSFNIQDWRIILVQDEAQRAALAAASWNQKQVVEAPVTFVFAADVAAGEQDLTPIFHKALETGAWNEKTVEYFKNSIPQFQTGLGDKRREYAIKDAIIAATHLVLAAESLGLSTCFMNGWIEEKVKEVIGVAENPDIAIAVLVPVGYAAEPRRDPGRLPLSYNVFVDRVGNPYNG; encoded by the coding sequence ATGGTTCAAGAACTAGACCTGAAAACCAAACCTCTGGATGTACCTAGCGCTATATATCAGCGTCGCTCTATTAAAACTTTCAAACCAGATCCCATATCGCCAGAACTGCTTAAGCAACTTGTAGAACTGACTGTAGCAGCACCAAGTAGCTTTAATATTCAAGATTGGCGGATAATTCTCGTACAAGATGAGGCACAAAGAGCCGCGCTTGCAGCTGCATCTTGGAATCAAAAGCAAGTCGTTGAAGCACCCGTGACTTTTGTCTTTGCTGCTGATGTGGCTGCAGGGGAACAAGATTTAACACCGATTTTTCACAAAGCACTTGAAACAGGTGCATGGAATGAAAAGACAGTGGAGTATTTCAAAAACTCTATCCCTCAATTCCAAACTGGGCTGGGAGACAAGCGGCGAGAGTATGCTATTAAGGATGCCATAATTGCTGCTACCCATTTGGTACTTGCCGCAGAAAGTCTGGGCTTGTCTACCTGCTTTATGAATGGTTGGATTGAAGAGAAAGTGAAAGAAGTCATTGGTGTGGCAGAAAATCCAGATATTGCGATCGCAGTTCTTGTCCCTGTTGGATATGCAGCAGAACCGCGCCGCGATCCCGGACGCTTGCCATTATCCTACAACGTTTTTGTGGATAGAGTGGGCAACCCATACAATGGTTAG
- a CDS encoding SDR family NAD(P)-dependent oxidoreductase yields the protein MDLKLQGKTALVSGSTAGIGFAIAQGLVQEGASVIITGRSEQRVSQAVDKIKHTNPDAKVSGIAADLAKKEGAEKVFQKVSSTDILVNNLGIYEPKPFSEITDEDWLDIFEANVLSGVRLSRQYLSKMLEQNWGRMIFISSESALNIPVEMIHYGMTKTAQLSVARGLAEMTVGTAVTVNSVLAGPTRSEGVDKFIANMAKERGISQSEVEADFFQTLRPSSLIKRFATIEEVAAMVIYLSSPLAAATNGAALRVDGGLLKTAV from the coding sequence ATGGACTTGAAGTTACAAGGTAAAACTGCGCTGGTAAGTGGATCGACTGCGGGTATTGGTTTTGCAATTGCCCAAGGGCTGGTACAAGAAGGTGCATCGGTAATTATCACCGGAAGGTCAGAGCAACGGGTATCACAAGCAGTCGATAAAATTAAACATACCAACCCAGATGCGAAAGTTTCTGGAATAGCTGCGGACTTAGCAAAAAAAGAAGGTGCGGAAAAAGTCTTTCAAAAGGTTTCGAGCACAGACATTCTAGTTAACAATCTTGGTATTTATGAGCCAAAACCATTTTCAGAAATTACCGATGAAGATTGGTTAGATATTTTTGAAGCCAACGTTTTGAGTGGAGTCAGGCTCAGTCGTCAATACCTCTCAAAAATGCTAGAGCAAAATTGGGGACGTATGATTTTTATCTCTAGTGAATCTGCACTAAATATTCCCGTTGAGATGATTCACTATGGGATGACTAAGACGGCTCAGTTATCTGTTGCAAGAGGTTTAGCAGAAATGACAGTTGGAACTGCAGTCACGGTAAACAGTGTTCTTGCAGGACCAACTCGTTCCGAGGGGGTTGATAAGTTCATAGCAAATATGGCAAAAGAACGAGGAATTAGCCAAAGTGAAGTTGAAGCCGACTTTTTCCAAACTCTTCGTCCAAGTTCCCTAATCAAACGATTTGCCACAATCGAAGAAGTAGCAGCAATGGTCATTTATCTGTCCAGTCCATTAGCAGCTGCCACAAATGGTGCTGCTTTACGGGTAGATGGTGGTCTTCTTAAGACTGCTGTTTAA
- a CDS encoding alkene reductase, translated as MVLLSPYKLGNLELPNRIVMAPLTRQRALKNNVPHQLNATYYAQRATAGLIIAEATHVAPQGLGYIYAPGIYSQEQVEGWKLVTDAVHQQGGRIFLQIWHVGRISHPDLQPDGALPVAPSAIAARGEILTYEGMKPHVTPRALQTSEISDIVEQFRKGAENALVAGFDGVEIHGANGYLLDQFLRDGTNQRTDRYGGSVENRARLLLEVTEAVMSVWGSKRVGVRLSPSGTFNDMRDSNPLETFSYVAQALNKFDLAYLHIFEAIEADIKHGAVVVPTSHIRERFHGTLMVNGAYTLDKAKTVVEREEAQLVSFGTLFISNPDLPQRFALNAPLNEADPTTFYTGGIKGYTDYPALDRQSLSPVGAK; from the coding sequence ATGGTATTACTCTCACCTTACAAATTAGGGAATTTAGAATTGCCCAACCGTATTGTCATGGCTCCCTTGACCAGACAACGCGCTCTTAAAAATAATGTACCGCATCAACTCAACGCCACATATTACGCCCAACGAGCAACCGCAGGGCTGATTATTGCCGAAGCAACTCATGTTGCTCCGCAAGGTCTAGGCTATATTTATGCGCCTGGAATCTATTCACAAGAACAAGTTGAAGGTTGGAAGTTGGTAACAGATGCAGTGCATCAACAGGGAGGAAGAATTTTTCTCCAAATATGGCACGTAGGCAGAATCTCGCACCCAGATTTGCAACCAGATGGAGCTTTACCTGTAGCACCTTCTGCCATCGCTGCTAGAGGAGAGATACTGACTTATGAGGGAATGAAACCTCATGTAACTCCTCGTGCGCTACAAACATCAGAAATTTCTGATATTGTAGAACAATTTCGCAAGGGAGCAGAAAATGCCCTAGTAGCTGGATTTGATGGTGTAGAAATTCACGGCGCTAATGGTTATTTACTCGATCAATTTCTCCGGGATGGAACAAATCAGCGCACAGACAGGTACGGCGGTTCTGTTGAGAATCGTGCTAGACTGTTGTTAGAAGTCACCGAAGCAGTCATGAGTGTGTGGGGTTCAAAACGAGTAGGAGTGCGCCTTTCTCCCAGTGGTACTTTTAATGATATGCGTGACTCCAATCCTTTGGAGACATTTAGTTATGTCGCACAAGCGCTCAACAAATTTGATTTAGCATACCTACATATCTTTGAAGCGATAGAAGCTGATATCAAACATGGGGCAGTAGTAGTACCTACCAGTCATATTCGAGAACGCTTTCACGGTACGCTCATGGTCAATGGCGCTTATACTCTTGACAAAGCCAAGACAGTTGTAGAAAGGGAAGAAGCACAGTTAGTTTCTTTTGGCACGCTGTTTATATCAAATCCAGATTTACCCCAACGCTTTGCTCTCAATGCACCACTGAATGAAGCAGACCCAACAACATTTTATACAGGTGGGATCAAAGGTTACACTGATTACCCAGCACTGGATCGACAATCTTTGTCTCCTGTAGGAGCAAAATAG
- a CDS encoding class I SAM-dependent methyltransferase — protein sequence MKIDFGATASDYAKHRAGFPSSLFNRLSEYGIGLPGQKVVDIGTGTGTLARSFAMRGCHVIGIDPSTSLLEQAKQLDLANNINVDYRLATAENTGLEESSADVVTAGQCWHWFDRSRAIQEVIRILKANGCIAIAHFDWIPLKGNVVEATENLIQAYNSDWNLGGGNGLYPLWLRDLGEGGFREIRTFSYDVFVPYSHEDWRGRIRASAGVGASLEKDKVEEFDHELAELLQSQFPIPILQVQHRVFAAIAKSPKCKDVLNHD from the coding sequence ATGAAAATTGATTTTGGTGCAACTGCTAGTGATTACGCAAAACATCGTGCTGGCTTTCCCAGTTCATTGTTTAACAGACTGTCTGAATACGGTATTGGTTTGCCCGGACAAAAGGTTGTAGACATCGGAACAGGAACGGGAACACTCGCACGTAGCTTTGCAATGAGAGGATGTCATGTCATTGGCATCGATCCATCAACATCTCTCCTCGAACAAGCAAAGCAATTAGATCTCGCGAATAATATTAATGTAGATTATCGCCTAGCAACTGCTGAGAACACGGGGTTAGAAGAGTCTAGCGCTGATGTTGTAACTGCAGGACAGTGCTGGCATTGGTTCGATCGCTCCCGTGCTATTCAGGAAGTGATTCGCATACTCAAAGCAAATGGGTGTATTGCGATCGCTCATTTTGATTGGATACCGTTAAAAGGCAATGTCGTTGAGGCGACTGAAAACCTAATACAGGCTTATAATTCTGATTGGAACCTGGGAGGTGGAAATGGTTTATACCCCCTGTGGTTGCGAGACTTAGGAGAAGGTGGATTCCGAGAAATACGAACATTTTCATATGACGTCTTTGTACCATACTCCCATGAAGATTGGCGGGGTCGAATTCGAGCGAGTGCTGGAGTGGGAGCAAGTTTAGAAAAAGACAAAGTTGAAGAATTCGATCACGAACTGGCAGAACTACTCCAAAGCCAGTTTCCTATACCTATACTTCAAGTTCAACATAGAGTTTTTGCTGCAATTGCAAAATCACCAAAATGTAAGGATGTCTTAAATCATGATTGA
- the trxA gene encoding thioredoxin, with amino-acid sequence MSSVTSVTESTFKQEVLESAVPVLVDFWAPWCGPCRMVAPVVDEIATEYTGQVKVVKLNTDQYPTVASHYGIRSIPTLMVFKGGRQVDTVVGAVPKTTLAKTLTQHL; translated from the coding sequence ATGTCATCCGTTACAAGCGTGACAGAGTCCACATTCAAGCAAGAAGTCCTCGAAAGTGCAGTCCCGGTATTGGTTGACTTTTGGGCACCGTGGTGCGGTCCATGTCGCATGGTAGCTCCCGTAGTAGATGAGATTGCTACCGAATATACAGGACAGGTAAAGGTTGTGAAGCTAAACACAGACCAATATCCTACTGTTGCCAGTCATTATGGAATTCGCAGCATTCCAACACTGATGGTGTTTAAAGGGGGGCGGCAAGTTGATACGGTAGTAGGTGCAGTTCCAAAGACAACCTTGGCTAAGACTTTAACACAGCACCTGTAA